The following coding sequences lie in one Mycobacterium sp. Z3061 genomic window:
- a CDS encoding HoxN/HupN/NixA family nickel/cobalt transporter, translating into MASDRLDRQSPWSRLRGALSPAEWGRLGVMLAVIAALHLVGWLTLILVVEPAHLSLGHKAFGVGIGLTAYTLGLRHAFDADHIAAIDNTTRKLMSEGQRPLAVGFFFSLGHSSVVFTLALLLAAGLRAVVGPVEDDSSRLHFYTGLIGTSVSGGFLYLIALMNIVVLIGIVRVFRGLRHGEFNEAELEQQLDNRGLLNRFLGRLTKSITKSWHMYPLGLLFGLGFDTATEIALLVLAGTSAASGLPWYAILCLPVLFTAGMCLLDTIDGSFMNFAYGWAFSNPVRKIYYNLTVTGLSVAVALLIGTVELLGLFAGRLGWRGGLWDWIAGLDLNTVGFVVVGMFVLTWAVALLVWRYGRIEEKWAPATERVG; encoded by the coding sequence ATGGCCAGCGACCGGCTCGACCGGCAGTCACCGTGGTCGCGACTGCGGGGGGCGCTGTCCCCGGCCGAGTGGGGTCGGCTGGGAGTCATGCTGGCGGTGATCGCGGCGCTGCACCTGGTGGGATGGCTGACCCTGATCCTGGTGGTGGAGCCGGCGCATCTGAGTCTGGGCCACAAGGCTTTCGGCGTGGGCATCGGGCTCACCGCCTACACCCTGGGGCTGCGGCACGCGTTCGACGCCGACCACATCGCCGCCATCGACAACACCACCCGCAAGCTGATGAGCGAGGGCCAGCGTCCCCTGGCCGTCGGATTCTTCTTCTCCCTGGGCCACTCTTCGGTGGTGTTCACCCTCGCGCTGCTCCTGGCAGCCGGGTTGCGCGCCGTCGTCGGCCCCGTCGAGGACGACTCGTCGCGGCTGCACTTCTATACCGGGCTGATCGGAACCAGCGTCTCGGGCGGGTTCCTGTACTTGATCGCCCTGATGAACATCGTCGTGCTGATCGGCATCGTGCGGGTGTTCCGGGGGCTGCGCCACGGCGAGTTCAATGAGGCGGAGCTCGAACAGCAACTGGACAATCGCGGCCTGCTCAACCGATTCCTGGGACGCCTCACCAAGTCGATCACCAAGTCCTGGCACATGTATCCGCTCGGACTGCTGTTCGGCCTGGGCTTCGACACCGCCACCGAGATCGCGCTGTTGGTGCTGGCGGGCACCAGCGCGGCGTCCGGGCTGCCCTGGTACGCCATCCTGTGCCTACCGGTGCTGTTCACCGCCGGCATGTGTCTGCTGGACACAATCGACGGCTCGTTCATGAACTTCGCCTACGGCTGGGCGTTCTCCAACCCGGTACGCAAGATCTACTACAACCTCACCGTCACCGGTTTGTCGGTGGCGGTGGCGCTGCTGATCGGCACCGTGGAGTTGCTGGGGCTGTTCGCCGGTCGTCTCGGCTGGCGCGGTGGCCTGTGGGACTGGATCGCCGGCCTGGACCTGAACACGGTGGGCTTCGTCGTCGTCGGGATGTTCGTTCTGACCTGGGCCGTCGCGCTGCTGGTGTGGCGTTACGGACGGATCGAAGAGAAGTGGGCCCCGGCGACGGAGCGCGTGGGCTAA
- the mtr gene encoding mycothione reductase, whose protein sequence is METYDLAIIGTGSGNSILNEHYASKRVAICEQGVFGGTCLNVGCIPTKMFVYAAEVAKTIQGAARYGVDAHIDRVRWSDIVSRVFGRIDPIGPSGEDYRRSAANIDVYGSHTRFGPVTADGRYLLRTEDGEEFTADQVVIAAGSRPTVPPAITASGVRYHTSDTIMRIPDLPDHLVIVGSGFVAAEFAHVFSALGSRVTLVVRGSCLLRHCDDTICERFTRIVSGKWELRTHRNVVGGQNRGSGVSLQLDDGNTLDADALLVATGRLSNADLLDAEQAGIAVENGRVVVDEYQRTSARGVFALGDVSSPYQLKHVANHEARVVQRNLLCDWDDTGSMAVTDHRFVPSAVFTDPQLASVGLTENQAVAQGFDVSVKIQDYGDVAYGWAMEDTTGIVKLIAERGTGRLLGAHLMGYQASSLIQPLIQAMSFGLTAHEMARGQYWIHPALAEVVENALLGLS, encoded by the coding sequence ATGGAGACCTACGATCTCGCGATCATCGGAACCGGTTCGGGCAACAGCATTCTCAACGAGCACTATGCATCCAAACGGGTGGCGATCTGTGAGCAGGGCGTCTTCGGCGGCACCTGTCTGAACGTCGGGTGCATCCCGACGAAGATGTTCGTCTACGCCGCCGAGGTGGCCAAGACGATCCAGGGCGCGGCCCGCTACGGCGTCGACGCCCACATCGACCGGGTGCGCTGGAGCGACATCGTGTCGCGGGTCTTCGGGCGCATCGATCCGATCGGGCCCAGCGGTGAGGACTACCGCCGTTCGGCGGCCAACATCGACGTCTACGGCAGCCACACGCGTTTCGGGCCGGTCACCGCAGACGGGCGTTATCTGCTGCGCACCGAAGACGGTGAGGAGTTCACCGCCGACCAGGTGGTGATCGCCGCGGGCTCGCGGCCGACGGTTCCGCCGGCCATCACCGCCTCGGGTGTCAGATACCACACCAGCGACACCATCATGCGGATTCCTGATCTGCCCGACCACCTGGTCATCGTCGGAAGTGGCTTCGTGGCAGCAGAATTCGCCCACGTCTTCTCCGCCCTGGGTTCGCGGGTGACCCTCGTGGTGCGCGGCAGTTGCCTACTGCGTCACTGTGACGACACCATCTGCGAGCGGTTCACCCGCATCGTGTCGGGCAAGTGGGAACTGCGGACCCACCGCAATGTCGTGGGCGGACAGAACCGCGGGTCGGGTGTGTCACTGCAACTCGACGACGGAAACACCCTGGACGCGGACGCGCTGCTGGTCGCCACCGGGCGGTTGTCCAACGCCGACCTGCTCGACGCGGAGCAGGCCGGAATCGCCGTCGAGAACGGCCGCGTCGTCGTCGACGAGTACCAACGAACCTCCGCGCGTGGGGTTTTCGCGCTCGGCGACGTGTCTTCGCCCTATCAGCTCAAGCACGTCGCCAACCACGAGGCACGCGTCGTGCAGCGAAATCTGCTCTGCGACTGGGATGACACCGGGTCGATGGCCGTCACCGATCACCGGTTCGTGCCGTCGGCGGTGTTCACCGATCCGCAGTTGGCCAGCGTCGGATTGACCGAAAACCAAGCAGTGGCACAGGGTTTCGACGTCTCGGTCAAGATCCAGGACTACGGCGACGTCGCGTACGGGTGGGCCATGGAGGACACCACCGGCATCGTCAAGTTGATCGCCGAGCGCGGCACCGGACGGCTGTTGGGCGCGCACTTGATGGGCTATCAGGCGTCGTCGCTGATTCAGCCGCTGATCCAGGCGATGAGCTTCGGACTCACCGCCCACGAGATGGCCCGCGGCCAGTACTGGATCCATCCCGCCCTGGCCGAAGTGGTGGAGAACGCACTGCTGGGCCTGAGCTGA
- a CDS encoding magnesium chelatase subunit D family protein produces the protein MKPYPFSAIVGHDQLRLALLLCAVRPEIGGALIRGEKGTAKSTAVRGLAALLSAGLVEMPLGATEDRVVGSLDLQRVLRDGEHAFSPGLLARAHGGVLYVDEVNLLHDHLVDILLDAAAMGRVHIERDGISHTHEARFVLIGTMNPEEGELRPQLLDRFGLTVDVQASRDVDVRVEVIRQRMAYEADPDAFARKYADADAELAGRIAAARAIVDDVVLPDNELRRIAALCAAFDVDGMRADLVVARTAAAHAAWRGALTVEEQDIRVAAELALPHRRRRDPFDDHGIDRDQLDDALARADAESQGQPDPDPDPPGGGQSAEESVPEQNSGDTGAPPRPGSPPRPSAPPSKVFRTRALTVPGVGEGAPGRRSRARNASGSVVAAADPADPDGHGLHLFATLLTAAEDAERAGPLQLRTSHLRRAVREGREGNLVIFVVDASGSMAARDRMAAVSGAAMSLLRDAYQRRDKVAVITFRQQEARILLPPTSSAHIAGRRLARFDTGGRTPLAEGLLAARALVIREKVRDRARRPLVVVLTDGRATAGPDPLVRSRIAAERLVAEGVAAVVVDCETSYVRLGLAGQLARQLGAPVIRMEQLHADHLTRAVRSVA, from the coding sequence GTGAAGCCCTATCCGTTCAGCGCGATCGTCGGGCACGACCAGCTGCGGCTGGCGCTGCTGCTGTGCGCCGTGCGCCCCGAGATCGGCGGCGCCCTCATCCGGGGCGAGAAGGGCACCGCCAAGTCCACCGCCGTGCGCGGGCTGGCGGCGTTGCTGTCGGCGGGGCTGGTGGAGATGCCGTTGGGGGCCACCGAAGACCGGGTCGTCGGCTCGCTGGATCTGCAGCGGGTGCTGCGGGACGGCGAGCATGCCTTCTCCCCGGGCCTGCTGGCCCGCGCGCACGGCGGCGTCCTCTACGTCGACGAGGTGAACCTGCTGCACGACCATCTGGTCGACATCCTGCTCGACGCCGCCGCCATGGGCCGGGTGCACATCGAACGAGACGGCATCTCCCACACGCACGAGGCCCGGTTCGTCCTGATCGGGACCATGAACCCCGAGGAGGGTGAGCTGCGTCCGCAGCTGTTGGACCGGTTCGGTCTGACGGTCGACGTCCAGGCCTCGCGCGACGTCGATGTGCGGGTGGAGGTGATCCGCCAGCGGATGGCCTACGAAGCCGATCCCGACGCGTTCGCCCGCAAGTATGCCGACGCCGACGCCGAGCTGGCCGGCCGGATCGCCGCGGCGCGCGCCATAGTCGACGATGTGGTGTTGCCCGACAACGAGTTACGGCGCATCGCGGCGCTGTGTGCGGCTTTCGACGTCGACGGCATGCGAGCCGATCTGGTGGTGGCGCGCACCGCCGCCGCCCACGCGGCGTGGCGCGGTGCGCTCACGGTCGAGGAGCAGGACATCCGGGTGGCCGCGGAACTGGCATTGCCGCACCGCCGCCGCCGCGATCCCTTCGACGATCACGGCATCGACCGCGACCAGCTGGACGACGCGCTGGCGCGGGCGGATGCGGAGTCCCAGGGCCAGCCGGACCCCGACCCCGATCCGCCCGGCGGTGGTCAGTCCGCGGAAGAGTCTGTCCCCGAACAGAATTCGGGCGATACCGGCGCACCGCCCAGGCCTGGTTCACCGCCCAGGCCCAGCGCGCCGCCGTCCAAGGTGTTTCGCACCCGGGCTTTGACGGTGCCCGGGGTCGGTGAAGGCGCGCCCGGACGACGATCCCGCGCCCGCAACGCCTCCGGCAGCGTGGTGGCCGCCGCCGACCCCGCCGACCCGGATGGGCACGGCCTGCATCTGTTCGCCACTCTGCTGACGGCCGCCGAAGACGCCGAGCGGGCCGGGCCGCTGCAGTTACGAACCAGCCACCTGCGCCGGGCCGTCCGTGAGGGACGCGAGGGCAACCTGGTGATCTTCGTGGTCGACGCCTCCGGTTCGATGGCCGCCCGCGACCGCATGGCCGCTGTCAGCGGCGCCGCCATGTCGCTACTGCGCGACGCCTACCAGCGGCGCGACAAGGTCGCCGTCATCACCTTCCGCCAGCAGGAGGCCAGGATCCTGCTGCCGCCGACGTCGTCGGCGCACATCGCCGGGCGGCGACTGGCCCGGTTCGACACCGGCGGCAGGACCCCGCTCGCCGAGGGCCTGCTGGCCGCGCGCGCACTGGTGATCCGGGAGAAGGTGCGCGACCGGGCGCGCCGTCCGCTGGTGGTGGTGCTGACCGACGGCCGCGCCACCGCCGGCCCGGACCCGTTGGTTCGCAGCAGGATTGCCGCCGAGAGGCTGGTAGCCGAAGGTGTTGCCGCTGTCGTCGTCGACTGCGAGACGTCGTATGTGCGGTTGGGTCTGGCCGGACAACTGGCCCGTCAGTTGGGTGCTCCGGTCATCCGCATGGAACAGCTGCACGCCGATCACCTGACCCGGGCCGTCCGCAGCGTGGCCTGA
- a CDS encoding alpha/beta hydrolase codes for MTGWEPDVLPGYWQCTIPLGPDPDGEGEIVATLVRRGPQTAAGHAVLAVHGYTDYFFHTALADHFADRGFTFYALDLRKCGRSHRADQTPHFTTNLAHYDDELNRALALIREQSDARVLMYGHSAGGLILSLWLDRLRRQGATAQAGVSGLVLNSPFLDLHGPAILRLGVTSATIAALSRMRSKGVARASGSGGYGSSLHRDYHGEFEYNLQWKPLGGFPVTFGWLHAVRRGQARLHRGLDVGVPNLILRSDHTVPESAEPAALQRGDAVLDVSQIARWAGCIGNRTSIIPVPDAKHDVFLSLSQPRQLAYRHLDRWLDEHLSKLNDTDASVPPENRSGKG; via the coding sequence GTGACTGGCTGGGAGCCCGACGTCCTGCCGGGCTACTGGCAGTGCACCATCCCGCTCGGGCCCGACCCGGATGGTGAGGGCGAGATCGTCGCGACGCTCGTTCGCCGCGGCCCGCAAACTGCGGCCGGCCACGCGGTGCTGGCCGTGCACGGCTACACCGACTATTTCTTCCACACCGCGCTGGCCGACCACTTCGCCGACCGCGGCTTCACCTTCTACGCGCTGGACCTGCGCAAGTGCGGCCGTTCACACCGGGCGGACCAGACCCCGCACTTCACCACCAACCTGGCCCACTACGACGACGAGCTCAACCGGGCGCTGGCCCTGATCCGCGAACAGTCCGATGCCAGGGTGCTGATGTACGGACATTCGGCGGGTGGGCTGATCTTGTCGCTGTGGCTGGACCGGCTGCGCCGCCAGGGTGCGACCGCGCAGGCCGGTGTCAGCGGCCTTGTCCTCAACAGCCCGTTCCTCGACCTGCACGGCCCGGCGATCCTGCGCCTCGGAGTCACCTCGGCCACCATCGCGGCGCTGTCGCGCATGCGCAGCAAGGGCGTCGCGCGGGCCAGCGGTAGCGGCGGGTACGGGTCGAGCCTGCACCGCGACTACCACGGCGAGTTCGAGTACAACCTGCAGTGGAAACCGTTGGGCGGCTTCCCGGTAACGTTCGGCTGGCTGCACGCGGTGCGTCGCGGCCAGGCCCGGCTGCACCGGGGGCTCGACGTCGGGGTGCCCAACCTGATCCTGCGTTCGGACCACACCGTACCCGAGAGCGCCGAACCGGCGGCCCTGCAGCGCGGTGACGCGGTACTCGACGTCAGCCAGATCGCGCGGTGGGCCGGCTGTATCGGCAACCGCACCAGCATCATTCCGGTGCCGGATGCCAAACACGATGTGTTCCTGTCGCTTTCCCAACCGCGTCAGCTAGCCTATCGCCATCTGGACCGCTGGCTCGACGAACACCTCAGCAAGCTCAACGACACCGACGCCTCGGTCCCGCCCGAGAACCGGTCGGGGAAAGGGTGA
- a CDS encoding cobyrinate a,c-diamide synthase, whose amino-acid sequence MSPAPAVVIAAPASGSGKTTVATGLIGALRRAGHRVASFKVGPDFIDPGYHALAAGRPGRNLDPVMVGDKLIGPLFGHGARGADIAVIEGVMGLFDGRIGPDATGPAAGSTAHVAGLLGAPVILVVDARGQSHSIAALLHGFSTFDPHTRICGVILNRVGTARHELVLRQGCEQAGVPVLGAIPRTAELELPTRYLGLVTAVEYGRHAERAIEAMTELVAHHVDLPAVVAAAGGRVDDPPWDPSSAVSAVDGHVRVALAAGKAFTFGYAEHAELLRAAGAQVVEFDPLNDALPEATDAVLLPGGFPEQFTAELSANDVVRRQIAALAATGAPVHAECAGLIYLADELDGYPMCGVLSGSARFTQRLTLGYRDAVAVADSSMFAAGQRVVGHEFHRTTVTFTDSYQPAWVYRGGAVDRTPDGAVRGGVHASYLHTHPAAVPDAVARFVAQAVKPRA is encoded by the coding sequence GTGAGCCCGGCGCCCGCGGTCGTCATCGCCGCCCCGGCATCGGGCAGTGGAAAGACCACGGTGGCAACGGGTTTGATCGGCGCGCTTCGCCGGGCCGGGCACCGGGTGGCGTCCTTCAAGGTCGGCCCCGACTTCATCGACCCCGGCTACCATGCCCTGGCCGCCGGGCGACCCGGCCGCAACCTCGACCCGGTAATGGTGGGGGACAAGCTGATCGGCCCGCTGTTCGGTCACGGCGCCCGCGGCGCCGACATCGCGGTGATCGAAGGGGTGATGGGCCTGTTCGACGGCCGGATCGGTCCGGACGCCACCGGCCCGGCCGCCGGATCCACCGCGCATGTCGCCGGCCTGCTGGGTGCGCCGGTGATCCTGGTGGTCGATGCCCGCGGGCAGAGCCACAGCATCGCCGCACTGCTGCACGGCTTTTCAACCTTCGACCCGCACACCCGGATCTGCGGGGTGATCCTCAACCGCGTCGGGACGGCCAGGCACGAGCTGGTGCTGCGGCAGGGCTGTGAGCAGGCCGGGGTCCCCGTGCTCGGGGCGATCCCGCGGACGGCCGAATTGGAGCTTCCGACAAGGTATCTGGGGCTGGTCACCGCCGTGGAGTACGGGCGCCACGCCGAGCGGGCGATCGAGGCGATGACGGAACTGGTGGCGCACCACGTCGATCTGCCGGCGGTGGTGGCGGCGGCCGGCGGCCGGGTGGACGACCCGCCCTGGGACCCGTCGTCCGCAGTGAGCGCGGTCGATGGGCACGTCCGCGTAGCCCTGGCGGCCGGCAAGGCGTTCACCTTCGGCTACGCCGAACACGCCGAGCTGCTGCGGGCCGCCGGCGCCCAGGTCGTCGAATTCGACCCGCTCAACGATGCCCTGCCCGAGGCGACGGACGCCGTGTTGCTGCCCGGGGGGTTTCCCGAGCAGTTCACCGCGGAACTGTCCGCCAACGACGTCGTCCGGCGTCAGATCGCCGCACTGGCTGCCACGGGGGCGCCTGTGCACGCCGAGTGCGCCGGGCTGATCTATCTGGCCGACGAACTCGACGGCTACCCGATGTGCGGGGTGCTGTCGGGGTCGGCGCGGTTCACCCAGCGGCTCACCCTGGGCTACCGGGACGCGGTGGCCGTTGCCGACTCGTCGATGTTCGCGGCCGGACAACGGGTGGTGGGCCACGAATTCCACCGGACCACGGTCACCTTCACCGACAGCTACCAGCCGGCCTGGGTCTACCGCGGCGGAGCCGTGGATCGCACCCCGGACGGCGCCGTCCGGGGCGGGGTGCACGCGTCGTATCTGCATACGCATCCCGCGGCGGTGCCCGATGCGG
- a CDS encoding Fur family transcriptional regulator: MTTEPVGLDPAAAERIGELLRSRGLRRMASRIQVLAILEPVNGHLSVAEIQHRLPACLAPGDQPPDLATIYRTVTTLVDQGVLHALTLDGGVTTYGMATAPHHHAVCTQCGAIIEVPARKLSSALEHAMAGSSFALSERAGLTLHGLCPACQESVQDYLEGESDSTDPRPPKGRRG; this comes from the coding sequence GTGACGACAGAACCGGTGGGCCTGGACCCGGCGGCCGCCGAGCGGATCGGCGAACTGCTGCGCTCGCGCGGACTGCGGCGGATGGCCTCGCGGATCCAGGTTTTGGCGATCCTGGAACCGGTCAACGGGCACCTGTCGGTGGCCGAGATCCAGCACCGGTTGCCGGCGTGCCTGGCGCCCGGAGACCAGCCTCCCGACCTCGCGACCATCTACCGCACCGTCACCACCCTGGTCGATCAGGGCGTGCTGCACGCATTGACCCTCGACGGCGGCGTCACGACCTACGGCATGGCCACCGCGCCGCACCACCACGCCGTGTGCACCCAGTGCGGAGCGATCATCGAGGTGCCCGCCCGCAAGCTCAGTTCGGCGCTCGAACATGCGATGGCGGGTAGTTCGTTCGCGCTGTCCGAGCGGGCCGGGCTGACGCTGCACGGCCTGTGCCCGGCCTGCCAGGAAAGCGTGCAGGACTATCTCGAGGGGGAGAGCGACTCCACCGATCCACGACCGCCCAAGGGACGCCGCGGCTGA
- a CDS encoding GNAT family N-acetyltransferase, with protein MSEALRRSWFKDLDARTLYELLKLRVEVFVVEQACPYPELDGRDLLAETRHFWLESSDGEVVCTLRLMEEHAGGEKAFRIGRVCTKRSARGQGHATRLLRAALAEVGDYPCRIDAQKYLTEMYARHGFVRDGDDFLDDGIPHVPMLRPGSGPGSAAAGAR; from the coding sequence ATGTCTGAAGCCTTGCGCCGCTCCTGGTTCAAAGACCTTGACGCGCGGACTCTTTACGAACTCCTGAAGCTGCGCGTCGAGGTGTTCGTGGTCGAACAGGCCTGCCCCTACCCGGAGCTGGACGGTCGCGACCTGCTCGCCGAGACCCGGCACTTCTGGCTGGAATCGTCCGATGGAGAGGTGGTCTGCACGTTGCGGTTGATGGAGGAGCACGCCGGTGGTGAGAAGGCGTTCCGGATCGGCCGGGTGTGCACCAAGCGCAGCGCGCGCGGACAGGGCCACGCCACCCGGCTGCTGCGCGCCGCGCTGGCCGAGGTGGGCGATTACCCCTGCCGCATCGACGCGCAGAAATACCTGACCGAGATGTACGCCCGGCACGGCTTCGTGCGCGACGGTGACGATTTCCTCGACGACGGGATTCCGCACGTGCCGATGCTCAGGCCTGGTTCGGGGCCAGGTTCTGCCGCGGCAGGCGCGCGGTGA
- the cobO gene encoding cob(I)yrinic acid a,c-diamide adenosyltransferase, which produces MPQGNPTGVPNDGLTTRARRNTPVLAVHTGDGKGKSTAAFGMALRAWNAGMSVAVFQFVKSAKWKVGEESAFRELGRLHESAGVGGAVEWHKMGSGWSWSRKAGSEVDHAAAAADGWAEIRGRLREQRHDFYVLDEFTYPLKWGWVDVGEVVEALRARPGQQHVVITGRDAPPLLVEAADLVTEMGKVKHPMDAGRKGQKGIEW; this is translated from the coding sequence ATGCCCCAAGGCAATCCGACTGGAGTCCCGAACGACGGCCTGACCACCCGGGCCCGGCGCAACACCCCCGTGCTGGCGGTGCACACCGGCGACGGCAAGGGCAAGTCGACGGCCGCGTTCGGAATGGCGTTGCGCGCCTGGAATGCCGGGATGAGTGTGGCGGTGTTCCAGTTCGTCAAGAGTGCGAAGTGGAAGGTGGGCGAGGAGTCAGCGTTTCGGGAGCTCGGCCGCTTGCATGAAAGCGCGGGCGTCGGTGGGGCGGTCGAGTGGCACAAGATGGGTTCGGGCTGGTCCTGGTCGCGCAAGGCCGGCAGCGAGGTCGACCACGCCGCGGCGGCCGCCGACGGCTGGGCCGAGATCCGCGGCCGCCTGCGCGAGCAGCGGCACGACTTCTATGTCCTCGACGAGTTCACCTATCCGCTGAAGTGGGGCTGGGTCGACGTCGGCGAGGTGGTCGAAGCGCTGCGGGCCCGGCCGGGTCAGCAGCATGTGGTGATCACCGGCCGCGACGCGCCGCCGCTGCTGGTCGAGGCCGCCGACCTGGTGACCGAGATGGGCAAGGTGAAGCACCCGATGGACGCCGGCCGCAAGGGCCAGAAGGGCATCGAGTGGTGA
- the mqo gene encoding malate dehydrogenase (quinone), with protein sequence MAQQARTDVVLVGAGIMSATLGALLRRLEPGWSITVIERLDAVGAESSSPWNNAGTGHAGLCEMNYTPQRSDGSIDVTKAVLVNEQFQVTRQFWAYAAENGILTDVPGFLNPVPHVSFVRGVAGVDYLRRRREALARNPLFAGTELIVDPGEFARRLPFMAANRDFTEPVALNWAADGTDVDFGALSRQLIGYCVKAGATVLFGHEVRGLSRRDGGWTLTVGNRRTGEKRKLDARFVFVGAGGDALPLLQKAGIEEIRGFAGFPIGGRFVRTANPGLTAAHRAKVYGAPSPGAPPLGALHLDLRFVNGRPWLVFGPYAGWSPKFLKHGHVSDLPRSIRPDNLPSMLGVGVRELTLLRYLIAQLRLTDPDRMAALREFAPSAVDSDWEPTVAGQRVQVIRRTRGKGGALEFGTTIVGAADGSIAGLLGGSPGASTAVPAMLEVLQRCFANRYQSWLPTLKEIVPSLGADLSGEPALYDELRSWTDKTLHLKAA encoded by the coding sequence GTGGCACAGCAAGCCAGAACCGACGTCGTGCTGGTGGGTGCCGGAATCATGAGCGCCACCCTGGGCGCGTTGCTGCGGCGGCTGGAGCCCGGCTGGTCGATCACCGTGATCGAACGCCTGGACGCCGTGGGCGCCGAGAGCAGCAGTCCGTGGAACAACGCCGGCACCGGCCATGCGGGGCTGTGCGAAATGAACTACACGCCGCAGCGCTCCGACGGCTCGATCGACGTCACCAAGGCAGTGCTGGTCAACGAGCAGTTCCAGGTCACCCGGCAGTTCTGGGCCTACGCGGCCGAAAACGGCATCCTCACCGATGTACCGGGCTTCCTCAACCCGGTTCCGCACGTCAGTTTCGTGCGCGGGGTGGCCGGGGTCGACTATCTGCGGCGACGCCGTGAGGCGCTGGCGCGCAACCCGTTGTTCGCCGGCACCGAGCTGATCGTGGACCCCGGCGAGTTCGCGCGCCGGCTGCCGTTCATGGCCGCCAACCGCGACTTCACCGAACCGGTGGCCCTGAATTGGGCCGCCGACGGCACGGACGTCGACTTCGGCGCCCTGTCCCGGCAGCTCATCGGCTATTGCGTAAAGGCCGGTGCCACCGTGTTGTTCGGCCACGAGGTGCGCGGCCTGTCACGTCGCGATGGTGGCTGGACGCTGACCGTCGGCAACCGGCGCACCGGTGAGAAGCGGAAACTGGATGCCCGGTTCGTCTTCGTCGGCGCCGGCGGTGATGCGTTGCCGTTGCTGCAGAAGGCCGGTATCGAGGAGATCCGCGGCTTCGCCGGTTTCCCGATCGGCGGCCGTTTCGTGCGCACCGCCAACCCCGGGCTCACCGCCGCGCACCGGGCCAAGGTGTACGGCGCGCCGTCGCCGGGCGCCCCGCCGCTGGGCGCGCTGCACCTTGACCTGCGGTTCGTCAACGGCCGGCCGTGGCTGGTGTTCGGCCCTTACGCCGGCTGGTCGCCGAAGTTCCTGAAGCACGGGCACGTCAGCGACCTGCCCCGCTCGATACGGCCGGACAATCTGCCGTCCATGCTGGGCGTCGGCGTGCGGGAGCTGACACTGCTGCGGTACCTGATCGCTCAACTGCGGCTGACCGATCCGGACCGGATGGCGGCGTTGCGTGAATTCGCGCCCAGCGCAGTGGATTCGGACTGGGAGCCGACGGTCGCCGGACAGCGGGTCCAGGTGATCCGGCGGACCAGGGGCAAGGGCGGGGCGCTGGAGTTCGGCACCACCATCGTGGGTGCCGCCGACGGCAGCATCGCCGGCCTGCTGGGCGGCTCGCCGGGTGCCTCGACCGCGGTCCCGGCGATGTTGGAGGTGCTGCAACGCTGTTTCGCCAACCGGTACCAGTCGTGGTTACCTACCCTCAAAGAGATCGTGCCGTCACTGGGAGCTGACTTGTCGGGTGAACCCGCGCTGTACGACGAGTTGAGGTCGTGGACCGACAAAACGCTGCACTTGAAGGCGGCATGA